Proteins encoded by one window of Myxocyprinus asiaticus isolate MX2 ecotype Aquarium Trade chromosome 35, UBuf_Myxa_2, whole genome shotgun sequence:
- the LOC127426349 gene encoding purine nucleoside phosphorylase-like, translating to MHSKDQICFEDYQRTADWLLSQTHHRPKVAIICGSGLGMLADAIKCQDSFKYSDIPGFPQSTVKGHAGRLIFGELKGKTCVCMQGRFHMYEGHSLCKVTFPVRVFKLLGVDTLIVTNAAGSLADNYSCGDIMIIRDHINFPGLAGLNPLNGPNDDKFGPRFPPMSGVYDKGLRKMAFDICKSMGVSQYVREGVYCMVGGPNFESIAEARLLHRLGVDAVGMSTAPEVLVASHCGMRVFGLSLITNKVVKSYEDNETVNHEAVLEVSKMRSETLQALVTELVSSMDINNNTA from the exons ATGCATAGTAAAGATCAAATCTG CTTTGAGGACTACCAGAGAACTGCAGACTGGCTTCTGTCCCAGACACATCACAGACCAAAAGTAGCCATCATCTGTGGATCTGGACTTGGCATGCTGGCAGACGCAATCAAGTGCCAAGACTCATTCAAATACTCTGACATCCCTGGCTTTCCTCAAAGCACAG tgaagGGCCATGCTGGAAGGCTGATTTTCGGGGAGCTTAAAGGGAAGACTTGCGTGTGCATGCAGGGCCGATTCCACATGTATGAGGGACATTCACTGTGCAAG GTCACTTTTCCAGTAAGAGTGTTTAAGCTTCTGGGTGTCGACACCTTGATTGTCACTAATGCTGCTGGATCTTTAGCAGACAATTATAGCTGTGGTGATATTATGATCATCCGTGACCATATAAACTTTCCTGGACTCGCTGGACTGAATCCACTGAATGGACCTAATGATGATAA GTTTGGTCCTCGGTTTCCTCCTATGTCTGGAGTCTATGACAAAGGCCTGCGGAAGATGGCGTTTGACATCTGTAAGAGCATGGGCGTCTCCCAGTATGTCCGAGAGGGCGTGTATTGCATGGTGGGAGGGCCCAACTTTGAGAGCATAGCTGAAGCCCGCCTTTTGCACAGACTAGGAGTGGATGCAGTTG GTATGAGTACTGCACCAGAAGTGCTGGTTGCCAGTCACTGTGGCATGAGAGTCTTTGGTCTTTCCCTCATCACTAATAAAGTGGTGAAAAGCTACGAGGACAATGAGACTGTCAATCATGAAGCCGTGCTGGAGGTGAGCAAAATGCGCTCAGAGACACTGCAGGCACTCGTCACAGAGCTTGTCAGCAGCATGGACATCAATAACAACACTGCGTGA